From Flavobacterium arcticum, the proteins below share one genomic window:
- a CDS encoding ATP-dependent helicase — protein MQKYISQLNEAQQAPTLQKDGPMIVIAGAGSGKTRVLTMRIAYLMSQGVDAFNILSLTFTNKAAREMKTRIADIVGSSEVKNLWMGTFHSIFAKILRFEGEKLGFPSNFTIYDTQDSVRLISSIIKEMQLDRDVYKPKQVLSRISSYKNSLITVKAYYNDPELQEADAMSKKPRLGEIYEHYVERCFKAGAMDFDDLLLRTNELLNRFPEVLMKYQNRFKYILVDEYQDTNHSQYLIVRALSDRFQNICVVGDDAQSIYAFRGANINNILNFQKDYDNVQMYRLEQNYRSTKNIVEAANSIIDKNQTKLDKVVWTANDEGPKIKVHRSLTDGEEGRFVASTIFEHKMREQLKNGSFAILYRTNAQSRAMEDALRKRDIPYRIYGGLSFYQRKEIKDVLAYLRLVINPKDEEALMRVINYPARGIGGTTLEKLTVAANHYGRTVFDVMENLDRIDLKLNSGTKNKLQDFVTMIKSFQVIDQSYDAFYLAEHITKKTGLIQELKKDATPEGIARIENIEELLNGIKDFIEGQKEVDGARGALSEFLEDVALATDLDKDTGDDDRVALMTIHLAKGLEFPYVFIVGMEEDLFPSGMSMSTRSELEEERRLFYVALTRAEHQAYLTYAQSRYRWGKLVDSEPSRFIEEITDSYLEYLTPIETGYKYKPRINTDIFGDVDKSKLRQVKPTSGTPPKWITDNDPKPDANIRRLKPVSRPTTQSSNTPDTKLAIGNVVMHERFGKGQVLNLEGVGGDKKAEIKFEVGGIKKLLLRFAKLDVIG, from the coding sequence ATCCAAAAATATATAAGTCAGTTAAACGAAGCACAACAAGCACCTACACTCCAAAAAGATGGTCCTATGATAGTGATAGCGGGTGCAGGATCGGGTAAAACCCGTGTACTTACTATGCGTATTGCCTACTTGATGAGTCAAGGGGTAGATGCTTTTAATATACTTTCGCTAACCTTTACCAACAAGGCAGCGCGCGAAATGAAAACACGTATTGCCGATATTGTAGGTTCATCTGAAGTGAAGAACCTTTGGATGGGAACATTTCACTCTATATTTGCAAAAATATTGCGTTTTGAAGGTGAAAAATTGGGCTTTCCTTCCAATTTTACGATATATGATACGCAAGATAGTGTAAGGCTTATAAGTTCTATTATAAAAGAAATGCAGCTTGATAGGGATGTTTATAAGCCCAAACAAGTACTTAGCCGTATATCGAGTTATAAAAATAGCTTAATTACCGTAAAAGCATATTATAACGACCCTGAACTTCAGGAAGCCGATGCAATGTCTAAAAAACCACGACTAGGCGAAATTTATGAACACTATGTAGAGCGTTGTTTTAAAGCAGGTGCAATGGATTTTGATGATTTATTGCTGCGTACCAATGAATTATTAAATCGTTTTCCAGAGGTATTGATGAAGTACCAAAACCGTTTTAAATACATATTGGTAGATGAGTATCAGGATACTAACCATTCACAGTACTTAATAGTACGTGCTTTGAGCGATCGGTTCCAGAATATATGTGTGGTAGGTGATGATGCACAGAGTATTTATGCTTTTAGGGGTGCAAATATTAATAACATTTTGAACTTCCAGAAGGATTATGATAATGTACAAATGTACCGACTGGAGCAAAACTACCGTTCTACAAAAAACATTGTAGAGGCAGCTAACTCTATTATAGATAAAAACCAAACCAAGCTTGACAAAGTAGTTTGGACAGCCAATGACGAAGGACCAAAAATAAAAGTGCACCGCAGCCTTACCGATGGCGAAGAGGGACGTTTTGTGGCAAGTACCATTTTTGAGCATAAAATGCGCGAGCAGTTAAAAAACGGAAGTTTTGCCATATTGTATCGAACCAATGCGCAATCGCGTGCTATGGAGGATGCTTTGCGTAAACGTGATATTCCGTACAGGATATATGGAGGATTGTCATTTTACCAACGTAAAGAGATTAAAGATGTACTTGCTTATTTAAGGCTGGTAATCAACCCGAAAGATGAAGAGGCGTTAATGCGGGTTATTAACTACCCGGCAAGGGGAATAGGGGGAACTACGCTTGAAAAACTTACCGTTGCAGCCAATCATTATGGACGCACGGTATTTGATGTAATGGAAAACCTCGACAGGATAGACCTTAAACTTAACTCGGGGACTAAAAATAAGCTGCAAGATTTTGTGACTATGATAAAAAGTTTCCAAGTGATTGATCAATCGTATGATGCTTTTTATTTAGCCGAACACATTACCAAAAAAACGGGACTTATACAGGAACTTAAAAAAGATGCTACCCCCGAAGGTATTGCTCGTATTGAAAATATAGAGGAGCTACTAAACGGTATTAAAGATTTTATTGAAGGGCAAAAAGAGGTAGATGGCGCACGTGGTGCATTATCAGAATTTTTGGAAGATGTAGCTCTTGCTACCGACCTAGATAAAGATACTGGCGATGATGACAGGGTAGCTTTAATGACTATTCACTTAGCAAAGGGACTGGAATTCCCATATGTGTTTATTGTAGGAATGGAGGAAGATTTATTTCCAAGTGGAATGAGTATGAGTACCCGTAGCGAACTGGAAGAAGAACGCCGTTTGTTTTATGTAGCACTTACCCGTGCCGAGCATCAGGCATACTTGACCTATGCACAGTCGCGCTACCGTTGGGGTAAACTGGTAGATAGTGAGCCTTCGCGATTTATTGAGGAGATAACCGATAGCTATTTGGAATACCTTACTCCTATAGAAACAGGTTATAAGTATAAACCGAGAATTAATACAGATATTTTTGGCGATGTAGATAAGTCGAAGTTACGACAGGTAAAACCAACAAGTGGTACACCACCCAAATGGATTACAGATAACGACCCTAAGCCCGATGCTAACATACGCAGACTAAAACCGGTATCGCGACCTACTACACAGAGTAGTAATACACCAGATACTAAACTTGCTATAGGTAATGTAGTAATGCACGAGCGTTTTGGTAAAGGGCAAGTACTTAACCTAGAAGGGGTAGGAGGCGATAAAAAAGCCGAGATAAAATTTGAAGTAGGCGGTATTAAAAAACTATTGCTTCGCTTTGCAAAACTAGATGTAATAGGATAA
- a CDS encoding DUF7935 family protein — protein sequence MDTDRILDLLFYVLAGVLPAIITGLVAYYFFKMHTANEEGRRRYLIHKEGQKNAMPIRLQAYERLVLFLERINPSSLLIRVAPQSSNKKDYEDYLISQIEQEYEHNLTQQIYVSAESWDIITTTKNATIQLIRKSNIDDTIDTADKLREVILTDLFDKQSPSNVAVAYLKNEVGEMW from the coding sequence ATGGATACTGACAGAATTTTAGATCTTTTATTTTATGTACTTGCTGGAGTTTTACCTGCAATTATAACAGGTCTTGTTGCCTACTACTTTTTTAAAATGCATACGGCTAATGAGGAAGGTCGTCGTCGTTACCTCATCCATAAAGAGGGTCAAAAAAATGCGATGCCTATTCGCCTACAAGCTTATGAGAGATTAGTGTTATTTTTAGAACGCATCAACCCTTCTAGCCTGCTTATCAGGGTAGCCCCACAATCGTCTAATAAAAAAGACTATGAAGACTACCTCATCAGTCAGATTGAGCAAGAATATGAGCATAACTTAACACAACAAATATATGTTTCGGCTGAGAGTTGGGACATTATTACAACTACAAAAAATGCTACAATACAACTAATACGAAAATCGAATATAGACGATACTATTGATACCGCCGATAAACTACGTGAGGTAATACTTACTGACCTTTTTGACAAGCAAAGCCCCAGTAATGTGGCTGTTGCCTATCTAAAAAATGAGGTGGGAGAAATGTGGTAA
- a CDS encoding D-2-hydroxyacid dehydrogenase produces the protein MKILANDGISPSGVIALEDNGFEVITTKVAQEQVANYINKNEITVLLVRSATKVRKDIIDNCPTLKIIGRGGVGMDNIDVEYAREKGIHVINTPASSSDSVAELVFAHLFTGVRFLHDANRLMPLEGEASFNELKKAYANGSELRGKTLGIIGFGRIGRAVARIALGLGMRVIASDKFVGTSEIRIDFYNGQFINVEITTEPTEEIFKHADFISLHVPSQDGYLISTKEFEMMKDGVGIVNAARGGVLDEVALVEALDSGKVAFAGLDVFEEEPKPAIQVLMNPKVSLTPHIGAATLEAQDRIGLELAEQIVSILKTEKA, from the coding sequence ATGAAAATATTAGCCAATGACGGTATTTCGCCAAGTGGTGTTATAGCCCTTGAAGATAACGGATTTGAAGTAATAACCACAAAAGTAGCTCAGGAACAAGTAGCCAATTATATAAATAAAAATGAAATAACCGTATTACTGGTACGCAGTGCCACCAAAGTACGTAAAGATATTATAGACAATTGTCCTACACTTAAAATAATAGGTCGTGGTGGTGTAGGTATGGATAATATAGATGTAGAATATGCTCGCGAAAAAGGTATTCACGTTATTAATACCCCTGCTTCATCATCAGATTCGGTTGCCGAACTAGTGTTTGCTCACTTGTTTACAGGAGTGCGTTTCTTGCACGATGCTAACCGCCTTATGCCTCTTGAAGGAGAAGCTAGTTTTAATGAACTAAAAAAAGCTTATGCTAACGGTAGCGAGCTAAGAGGTAAAACACTTGGTATTATTGGTTTCGGGCGCATTGGTCGTGCTGTAGCACGAATAGCGCTTGGGCTAGGTATGCGTGTTATAGCATCGGATAAATTTGTAGGAACTTCCGAAATTAGAATAGACTTTTATAACGGACAGTTTATAAATGTAGAAATTACTACTGAGCCTACTGAAGAGATTTTTAAACATGCCGATTTTATATCACTACACGTCCCTTCGCAAGATGGTTACCTTATCAGTACTAAAGAATTTGAAATGATGAAAGATGGGGTAGGTATTGTTAATGCCGCTCGTGGTGGTGTACTTGACGAAGTTGCACTTGTTGAAGCACTAGATTCGGGTAAAGTTGCCTTTGCAGGGCTTGATGTTTTTGAGGAAGAACCTAAGCCCGCCATACAGGTGTTAATGAACCCTAAGGTATCGCTTACACCACACATTGGCGCAGCAACGCTGGAAGCGCAAGACCGTATAGGACTTGAACTTGCCGAACAGATAGTAAGTATTTTAAAGACTGAAAAAGCATAA
- a CDS encoding M1 family metallopeptidase produces MKLYIFLLSLFITSLSFAQQVQKVDFKTCNAAISFDVPQQKVIGTVTYTFEVLDKKTDTIYIDARNMQFTNVTINGKKAGWVNSASALKLYKGYKKGNNTVTFSYSVQPKKALYFVVLDTDASTSLSITDASEEKDIQIWTQGQGKYTSHWLPSFDDMNEKVIFNLSVDFDKNYTVLANGEHTSTIDKNDSSLYTVSYSMQHPMSSYLVMLAIGKFEKQTSITASGTPLEFYYHPEDKDKREPTYRYSKQIFDFFESAIDVPYAWGVYRQVPVQDFLYAGMENTTSTIFSQDFVVDSIGFNDKTYINVNAHELAHQWFGDLITAKSGKHHWLQEGFATYYALLAEQELFGDDHFNYELYEMAERLQRFAKTDTIPILNEKASSLTFYQKGAWALHVLREGVGHEAFRAAVKNYLEKYAYSNVTTDDFLAEINKVSDYDTTAFKERWLEKGGFEVQEAIALLNKNEFIQLYFKLGELQDKRFGEKKPTFKQILQSDMYYPVKEEVLLQMADVPFDDKAELIQLAMASGDIKLRQAIARTVTTFPDTFYEEYKSLLQDKSYITREIALNVLYSRYPEKRPELLDLSDGWVGFNDKNLRILWLTLAYATPEYREAEKPEIYAELQGYASPRYESTVRQNALTNLLYINKPDPVVWANLVNATLHHKWQFAKFGRESIRTLLKRDGYRAFFEGIMSGLPQAEQKKLQQLLDE; encoded by the coding sequence ATGAAACTCTATATATTTCTCCTTTCCCTCTTTATAACCTCTTTATCTTTTGCTCAACAAGTACAAAAGGTAGATTTTAAAACCTGCAATGCAGCTATTAGTTTTGATGTACCGCAGCAAAAAGTAATAGGTACGGTAACCTATACTTTTGAGGTATTGGACAAAAAAACAGATACTATATATATTGATGCCCGTAATATGCAGTTTACTAATGTTACCATTAACGGTAAAAAAGCAGGTTGGGTAAATTCAGCATCTGCATTAAAGCTGTATAAAGGTTATAAAAAAGGGAATAATACAGTAACATTCAGTTACTCGGTACAACCTAAAAAAGCACTCTATTTTGTAGTGTTAGATACAGATGCTTCGACTTCGCTTAGTATCACAGATGCCAGCGAGGAAAAAGATATACAAATATGGACACAGGGGCAGGGTAAATATACAAGTCATTGGTTACCTAGTTTTGATGATATGAACGAGAAGGTGATTTTTAATCTTTCTGTTGATTTTGATAAAAACTATACAGTATTAGCTAATGGGGAACATACTAGTACTATAGATAAAAATGATAGTAGCTTATATACTGTTAGTTATAGTATGCAACACCCTATGAGTAGCTATCTGGTAATGTTAGCTATAGGTAAGTTTGAAAAACAAACGAGTATTACCGCATCTGGAACACCACTCGAATTTTATTACCACCCAGAAGATAAAGATAAACGAGAACCTACGTATCGTTACAGTAAGCAGATATTTGATTTTTTTGAGTCAGCAATTGACGTTCCGTATGCTTGGGGCGTGTACCGACAAGTGCCTGTGCAAGACTTTTTATATGCCGGTATGGAAAATACTACTTCGACTATTTTTTCGCAGGATTTTGTAGTCGATTCCATAGGCTTTAATGATAAAACCTATATTAATGTCAATGCACATGAGCTTGCTCATCAATGGTTTGGCGATCTTATTACGGCAAAATCGGGTAAGCATCATTGGCTACAGGAGGGGTTTGCAACGTATTATGCCTTACTTGCCGAACAGGAGCTTTTTGGCGATGATCATTTTAATTATGAATTATATGAAATGGCAGAACGCCTGCAACGTTTTGCTAAAACTGACACGATACCAATACTGAACGAAAAGGCAAGTTCGCTTACGTTTTATCAAAAAGGAGCTTGGGCACTACACGTATTGCGCGAAGGAGTAGGGCATGAGGCTTTCCGAGCGGCAGTAAAAAATTATCTCGAAAAATATGCCTATAGTAATGTCACTACCGACGATTTTTTAGCCGAAATTAATAAAGTATCAGATTATGATACTACAGCTTTCAAAGAACGTTGGCTAGAAAAAGGAGGTTTTGAAGTGCAAGAAGCTATTGCACTACTTAATAAAAATGAGTTTATACAACTGTATTTTAAATTGGGCGAGTTACAAGACAAACGTTTTGGTGAGAAAAAGCCGACATTTAAACAAATATTACAATCGGATATGTACTATCCTGTAAAGGAAGAAGTATTACTGCAAATGGCTGATGTACCGTTTGATGATAAAGCAGAATTAATACAGCTCGCTATGGCAAGTGGCGATATTAAATTACGACAGGCAATAGCCCGAACGGTTACTACTTTTCCTGATACATTCTATGAAGAGTATAAATCGTTATTACAGGACAAGTCCTACATTACTCGCGAAATAGCGTTGAATGTTTTGTATAGCCGTTATCCTGAAAAACGCCCTGAGTTATTGGATTTATCGGATGGTTGGGTAGGTTTTAACGATAAAAACTTACGCATACTTTGGCTAACACTTGCTTATGCCACACCTGAGTATCGTGAAGCTGAAAAACCTGAAATTTATGCTGAATTACAAGGGTATGCTTCACCTCGATATGAGAGTACAGTACGCCAAAATGCACTTACGAATTTGTTATATATAAATAAACCTGACCCTGTGGTATGGGCTAACCTTGTTAATGCTACGCTGCACCACAAGTGGCAGTTTGCCAAGTTTGGTCGTGAAAGCATCCGTACATTATTAAAACGTGATGGCTACCGTGCCTTTTTTGAAGGGATTATGTCAGGATTACCACAGGCAGAACAGAAGAAGTTACAACAATTATTAGATGAGTAA
- the serC gene encoding 3-phosphoserine/phosphohydroxythreonine transaminase has protein sequence MKKHNFSAGPSILPQEVLDKAAQAVLNYNNSGLSILEISHRSKDFVAIMEEARTLALELLGLEGKGYQALFLSGGASMEFVRVPYSLLKQNGKAAYLDTGTWAAGAIKQAEKFGETIVVASSKSDNYSYIPKEYSIPTDASYFHCTSNNTIFGTQMQDFPETDVPIVCDMSSDIFSREIDFSKFGIIYAGAQKNMGPAGTTLVVVKEELLGKTDRVTPDILDYSAHIAKDSMYNTPPVFAVYASMLTLQWVKANGGVAAMEKKNNEKAALLYNEIERNLLFKGVAKLEDRSKMNVTFILVNEAHKEQFDKMWKAANISGLNGHRSVGGYRASIYNAMSIESVQVLVDVMQEFEKTIQ, from the coding sequence ATGAAAAAGCATAATTTCAGCGCAGGACCTTCTATCCTGCCACAGGAAGTATTGGATAAAGCAGCGCAGGCAGTACTTAACTATAACAATTCAGGGCTTTCTATACTAGAAATATCCCACCGTAGTAAAGACTTTGTTGCCATCATGGAAGAGGCTCGCACATTGGCTTTAGAACTGCTAGGACTTGAAGGTAAAGGCTACCAAGCACTTTTCCTTTCGGGTGGCGCAAGTATGGAGTTTGTACGTGTACCTTATAGCTTATTAAAACAAAATGGCAAAGCTGCCTACCTTGATACGGGAACTTGGGCGGCAGGCGCTATTAAACAAGCTGAAAAATTTGGAGAAACTATAGTTGTGGCATCATCCAAGTCTGACAATTATAGTTATATCCCAAAAGAATATAGCATCCCTACAGATGCCAGTTACTTTCATTGTACAAGTAACAACACTATATTTGGTACACAAATGCAAGATTTCCCTGAAACCGATGTACCCATTGTATGCGATATGAGTTCAGATATCTTTTCGAGAGAAATTGACTTTTCTAAATTCGGGATTATATATGCTGGAGCACAAAAAAATATGGGGCCTGCTGGTACAACGCTTGTAGTTGTTAAAGAAGAACTATTAGGTAAGACAGATAGGGTTACTCCTGATATTCTCGATTATTCAGCACATATAGCTAAAGATAGTATGTATAATACGCCTCCTGTTTTTGCGGTTTATGCCTCTATGCTTACTTTGCAATGGGTTAAAGCCAATGGTGGTGTAGCTGCAATGGAAAAGAAAAACAATGAAAAAGCAGCATTGCTATACAACGAAATAGAAAGAAACCTACTATTTAAAGGCGTAGCAAAGCTAGAAGATCGTTCTAAAATGAATGTTACCTTCATTCTTGTAAATGAAGCTCATAAAGAACAGTTTGACAAAATGTGGAAAGCTGCCAACATAAGCGGATTAAACGGACATAGGTCTGTAGGTGGGTATCGTGCTTCTATATACAATGCTATGTCTATAGAAAGTGTACAAGTACTAGTAGATGTAATGCAAGAGTTTGAGAAAACTATACAGTAA
- a CDS encoding ribosomal maturation YjgA family protein has protein sequence MKNKKRLIYILAIVLTIVSGLFVRSKKMWFPDVVNLYAGDVLYAFMMYYVVCFIFIKKNITFRAITGLLICYTIELSQLYQAEWLNIIRQTLLGKLILGSGFLYSDLLAYFIGILAAATVDYLFIYNRISQRVSRLK, from the coding sequence ATGAAAAATAAAAAAAGACTTATTTATATACTTGCTATAGTACTTACTATTGTTTCAGGATTATTTGTACGCAGTAAAAAAATGTGGTTTCCCGATGTGGTTAATTTATATGCAGGTGATGTATTGTATGCTTTTATGATGTATTACGTTGTTTGTTTTATATTCATAAAGAAGAACATAACGTTTAGAGCTATAACAGGGTTACTTATTTGTTATACTATTGAGCTAAGTCAACTATATCAAGCAGAATGGCTTAATATTATACGACAAACGCTACTGGGAAAACTAATTTTAGGTTCAGGTTTTTTATATAGCGATTTGTTGGCTTATTTTATAGGAATATTGGCTGCGGCAACTGTTGATTATTTGTTTATTTACAATCGCATATCACAAAGGGTTTCTCGCTTAAAATAG
- a CDS encoding acyl-CoA reductase — protein sequence MTLTETKKAFATLGKFLSQFSEGNTIKNESVPHNDTFFDDFVNLIQLSQSHNGWFTPEQVYFATQSWAEALTEDNLDKWLSNYIINYTEPKTVGLVLAGNIPLVGFHDFLSVLITGNKTLVKASSNDQHLLPFLAKYLVTIEPKLANRIKLTEGKLENFDAVIATGSNNTARYFEYYFKDKPAIIRKNRNSAAILTGNETKDDLIALGEDIFRYFGLGCRNVSKLFVPQGYDFKEFFEAIFTYGDVIHYEKYANNYDYNKAVFLMSNFKLLDNEFMTLKEDTSYASPISSVFYEYYSDLDSLQQKLEAENEQLQCIVSNGLIENSIPFGQTQKPALWDYADNVDTISFLLEI from the coding sequence ATGACGTTAACAGAAACAAAAAAAGCATTCGCAACATTAGGAAAATTTCTTAGTCAATTTTCTGAAGGCAACACTATAAAAAATGAAAGCGTACCGCATAACGATACCTTTTTTGACGATTTTGTAAATCTTATCCAACTATCGCAATCGCATAACGGATGGTTTACACCAGAGCAGGTCTATTTTGCCACACAATCTTGGGCAGAAGCACTTACCGAAGATAACCTTGATAAATGGTTAAGTAATTACATCATCAACTATACCGAGCCTAAAACTGTAGGGCTTGTACTTGCTGGTAATATACCGTTGGTTGGTTTTCACGATTTTTTATCGGTATTAATTACAGGTAACAAAACATTAGTTAAAGCATCGTCTAACGACCAGCACTTACTACCCTTTTTAGCGAAGTACCTTGTTACTATTGAGCCCAAACTTGCCAACAGAATAAAACTTACCGAAGGTAAACTAGAAAACTTTGATGCTGTTATCGCTACAGGTAGTAACAACACGGCACGCTATTTTGAGTATTACTTTAAAGATAAGCCTGCTATAATTCGCAAAAACAGAAACTCGGCAGCCATACTTACAGGTAATGAAACCAAAGACGATTTAATTGCTTTGGGCGAAGATATATTCCGATATTTTGGGTTAGGGTGTCGTAACGTTTCTAAGCTATTTGTACCGCAAGGGTATGACTTTAAAGAGTTTTTTGAAGCGATATTTACCTATGGCGATGTTATTCATTATGAAAAATATGCCAATAACTACGACTATAACAAAGCCGTGTTCCTGATGAGTAACTTTAAGCTACTCGATAATGAATTTATGACACTAAAAGAGGACACGAGCTATGCCTCGCCTATCTCCTCTGTATTTTATGAATATTATAGTGATTTAGATAGTTTACAACAAAAACTAGAAGCCGAAAACGAACAGTTACAATGTATTGTAAGTAATGGGCTAATTGAAAACAGTATTCCGTTTGGACAAACCCAAAAACCTGCATTGTGGGATTATGCCGATAATGTAGATACTATTTCATTTTTATTAGAAATATAG
- a CDS encoding L-threonylcarbamoyladenylate synthase: MAQFIKIYPENPNEKEIAKVIKILRDGGLIIYPTDTVYGLGCDITNTKALERIARIKGIKLDKANFSFICHDLSNLSDYVKQIDTSTFKILKRSLPGPYTFILPGNNSLPKEFKKKTTVGIRVPDNNIALEIVRQLGNPIVSTSIHDDDEVLEYSTDPELIFEKWQNLVDAVIDGGYGDNQASTIIDLSGDEPEVIREGKGDPDIF; the protein is encoded by the coding sequence ATGGCACAATTTATAAAAATATATCCTGAAAATCCTAATGAAAAGGAGATTGCCAAAGTAATAAAAATATTACGCGATGGCGGATTGATAATTTATCCTACTGATACGGTATATGGTTTGGGTTGCGATATAACGAACACTAAAGCCTTGGAGCGTATAGCACGTATTAAAGGTATTAAGCTCGATAAAGCTAATTTCTCATTTATATGTCATGACCTTAGTAATCTATCTGATTACGTAAAGCAGATAGATACGAGTACGTTTAAAATACTGAAACGCTCTTTGCCGGGACCTTATACGTTTATATTACCAGGTAATAATAGTTTGCCTAAAGAGTTTAAAAAGAAAACTACAGTAGGTATTCGTGTACCCGATAATAATATTGCACTCGAAATAGTTAGGCAGTTAGGCAACCCTATTGTATCTACTTCTATACATGATGATGATGAGGTACTGGAATATTCTACCGATCCTGAACTGATATTTGAGAAATGGCAAAACCTTGTAGATGCGGTTATAGATGGCGGATATGGTGATAACCAAGCCTCGACTATTATAGATCTTTCTGGCGATGAACCAGAAGTAATAAGAGAAGGTAAAGGCGACCCAGATATATTTTAG
- a CDS encoding phospholipase A: protein MKKAPLLMLLLFVCKISAQNKLVTDSISFKNIIKEMPSFTIYGDNYLITGSTLGKTPDSDNSDAKFQIGFKQRLTNSALPWNTYAFFTYRQIAFWDIYKESVPFREINYNPGFAIMKPFFKNSRLNEILMFQFEHQSNGRDLENSRSWNYVSLSYMRFLSDRLTGKIKVWLPVGNLDGNSDITDYRGFQQLELDYKLNNSFIFESEFRKAYSLDWKGSMLLGLNFRISKTSNQYIYLQYFLGYSEDLINYNQDTQRLRVGIAFKDLFIKFRK from the coding sequence ATGAAAAAAGCTCCACTTCTTATGCTGTTATTATTTGTTTGTAAAATTTCAGCACAAAACAAGCTAGTAACTGATAGTATTTCTTTTAAAAATATAATTAAAGAGATGCCTTCTTTTACCATTTATGGCGATAATTATCTTATAACAGGTAGTACACTAGGAAAAACACCAGACTCTGATAATAGCGATGCTAAATTTCAAATAGGTTTTAAACAACGCCTTACCAACTCGGCATTGCCATGGAATACTTATGCGTTTTTTACTTACAGACAAATAGCCTTTTGGGATATTTATAAGGAATCAGTCCCCTTTAGAGAAATTAATTATAATCCTGGTTTTGCTATTATGAAACCATTTTTTAAAAATTCAAGACTTAATGAAATTTTAATGTTTCAGTTTGAACACCAATCAAACGGTAGAGATTTAGAAAATTCCAGAAGCTGGAATTATGTATCGCTATCATACATGCGTTTTTTATCGGATAGATTAACGGGTAAAATAAAAGTATGGCTACCTGTAGGGAATTTAGATGGTAATAGTGATATTACTGACTATAGAGGTTTTCAACAGTTAGAACTAGATTATAAATTAAATAATTCCTTTATTTTTGAAAGTGAATTTAGAAAGGCATATAGTCTCGATTGGAAAGGAAGTATGCTATTGGGGCTAAATTTCCGAATTTCTAAAACAAGTAATCAGTATATTTATCTACAATATTTTTTAGGCTACTCAGAAGACTTAATAAACTACAATCAAGATACACAACGATTAAGGGTAGGTATAGCCTTTAAAGACTTATTTATAAAATTCAGGAAATAA